The segment TTCTACAATGCAGAAGCGACTCTTCGCTCTGACTCTACTCCTCCTAGGTGCCACTTCGATACATTCGCAGGAGCAGGTACGCTTTACATTCAGCGGATACGTGCAGGCTATCGCGCAGTACGGCTCTGAGGCAGACTACATCAAGGTGGGCAACGTCACACCTCCCTACGACCACTCCACCACGAGGATGGGAATACGTCGTGGACGACTCGCTACCCAAGCAACTTATGGTGACCTGGGCGCCAAGATCGAAATCAACGCCACAGACAAAAATCTCTCTATCTTCAACGCCTATGCCGAGTACAAGCCTCACTGGGCTGAGGGAGCTTTTGTCAAGGGGGGACTAGCAACGATCGATTTCGGCTATGAGCTACCTTATAGTTCTAGCAAGCGAGCAGCCTTCGAGCGATCTCTTTATATGGCCGATCTCTTCCCTGGAGATACCGATATGGGACTGATGGTCGGATACAAAGGAGCACTAGACCCAAGCAAGCAGTGGCAGCTGGAGTCGACACTCTCTATCCTATCTGGCAATGGAGGAAAAGGTATGATGAAGAATATCCCAGACCTAGCTCTACGCCTAGCACTTACGGAGCAAGGGAGTAACCACAACATAAGTTTTGGACTATCGGGATATGGCGGATATCTACCAGCGACGGATGGTTACTATGCCTTTGACAAGGAAACAGCTACGCGCAAGAATGATCGCATGCTGCGTGCTTACGGCGGTGCCTTCCTCACCAGCACGATCAAGCATCAAGGCGGACAGCTGATGCTCACCGCTGAGGGCATTATGGGCTTGCAGCCAGGATGGCAAAACGCTAACCTAGCGGTGGGTCCCAAGGCGCCTGCTACTTTTGAAAATAATATCCTCGTACAGCGTCAATTCATCGCTGGTATGGCACAGATTGTAGAGCGCATCACACCAGCTAATCTAGAGCTCTTCGGTCGGTACGCATACTATGATCGCAATAGACACTTCGACCCAAAGGCTCAGCAAGATCTCAAGCTAAATAGTCTGACCGCACTGACCGAGGGCCGCTCACATCAGCTCTCGACAGGTGTCAACTACTTCATACAGCAAGACCACCTGCGCCTCTCGCTCCACTACGACTGCTTCCTACGTCAGCAGATCGAGCAGCAAGCATTCGTCGCTGCCAAGCCACTGCATATGGTGACCTTGGGAGCTCAGTACAAATTCTAGTCACGCTCCCGACACCTTTCGACTGGACGAGTAAATTCCTACGTAGGGATTTGCAAATAGCTCGGTAGAAACAAAAAATTCTCCACGTAGGAGAGAAATAAAACTTCGGAGGAATCAAACGATAAGTCCGAGGAATCGTTTCTCGCCTACGTGGAGAATTTTTCTTTTCCACGTGAGAAATAAAAAATAGCCACCGAGGAAATGCGTTTTTTCTTCTCATTGGGGTAGCGACCCTCGGTTGCCGACACCTCATATATCATCATCTATATATGATATCTGTATAGCTTATTTCTATATCTACTTATGATGATGATGATGGTACGTCGAATCTGTTCATAACTCCCGCTGTGCAAGAGCTAATGACACTACTATCCAATCCGCTCTAGTCGGCTCTGGTAGCTACTTAGAGGGTATAAAAAAGCGAGACGATCGTGAGCAGTTACGGTCGTCTCGCTCTCTATTTGTACCTGTTGATAACTTGATCAAAACTGGTTGATAACTCAACGGTAACTTATTTGGATAATTGAAATCTTTTTGTAGTTATACAACTTCTCGAAATAAGCAAATAAGTTAGCAGTGAGTTATTGATGAGTTATGAACAGACTTTTCGACAGAATAATGGGGGTTATGAACAGCTTGTTGACACCCTCAGCGGACGCCTATACCAGATCATCGTAAGGATCGCTGTACGTACTAGTAGATAGCTGTCGAAAGCGACCCACAAGGCGGTCATACCGAGCGAATTATAGAGCAGATAGTAGAGTGCAAAGAAGACTATACTAGACCCTATCATAGACCACTTGAGACCTGCCGAGCGGGTCGTGCCTGCGTAGATACCATCCCAGAGGAAAGCACCGAAGCCTACCAGTGGGATCAGTGCTGCCCAGAGATGATACTGCCTAGCGTAAGCGATGATCTCGTCGTGGCTACTCAAGAAGCGGAGCAAGCCATCAGGATAGAGCGCAAAGAGGAGCGCAGCTAGGAGTGAGAGGACGATGCCTATGGCAAAGAGACGACCTATCACTGCGTTAAGTAGGTCTATACGACCCGCTCCGAAGTAGCGCCCTGAGAGCGACTCACCAGCGTAGGCAAAGCCATCCATAAAGTAACTGAAGATACTGAAGAACTGCATCAGCAACGCATTAGCTCCTACAGCGATCGCACCCTCACGCACACCGGCATAGGTGAAGAAGAGCGTGATACTGCTGAGCAGCAAGGAGCGGAGCATCAGATCACGTCCGAGGATGAGGTAGCGTCCGTAACCCTTCGTATCGGTGAAGTGATGCAGCGTCATATGACGTACGAGATGGCGATACCTAATGAGTAGGGTGGCGAGTAGTAGGAGTGCCTGACTATACTGCGCCACACAGGTACCGATGGCGAGTCCCTCTACACCCATCTGATAGTAGACGACGAGCGTATAGGAGACGAGAAAGTTGACTACCAGTGCGCTCATCGAGGCAATCATTGGAATGCGGGTGTTTTGCATTCCGATGAACCATCCATTCAGCGCATAGATCATCATGACAGCAGGTGCTGCCGAGAAAATGATCTGGATATATTGCTCAGCCTCTGCGCCTAGACGCTCAGCAGCACCGCCTGTGACGACACCGCTCAGGAGCGTGGCAAAGGGGGAGATGATCAGTACGACGATCGTGCAGAGGAGTGCCATCGTGATACCACGAGCCAGTTGACGATTGATGTCGGAGCTGTCTTGTCGGCCATAAGCCTGAGCTACGAGTCCCGTCGTGCCTAGTCGTATGAAGCCAAAGAGCCAGTAAATTGTGTTGGTGATGGTAGCCGCCACGGTGACCGAGCCGATAGCTTCGGGGTGAGCCATGTGTCCTGCCAGCCCTACATCGATGAGCGAGAGCAGCGGGACGGTGATATTGGAGATGATATTGGGGATCGTGAGCCGTAAGATCTGATGATTGATCTGACGGCTCAGTTGTGGATCCTCTATCTTAGCGCGCATTCAGTCTATAGCTATCTGTAGTTCATCTTGCCACTGAGGGGGCGTGATGCCGTAGCAAGCAGTTATCCTATCGGTCGCCAGTACGCTGTAAGCGGGACGCTCGGCAGCCGTAGGGTACTCAGCCGTAGGGATCGGAGTCAGTTGCGACAAGTCGTACTCAGGCAGGTGTGTGGCGATCGCCTCATAGGCGAAGTCGTACCACGAGCAGATACCTCGGTCGGCATAGTGGAGTAGGGGCGTGCGAAAGGTGCGTTCCGTATCGTAGCAAGCGATGATCTTGCAAATGGCTCGTGCCAGCGAAGGTGCCGACGTAGGCGAACCGATCTGATCGTTGACGACGCGCAGCGACTTCCCCTCACGAGCCAGTCGTAGCATGGTGCGAACGAAGTTGTGTCCCCAGGGAGCCCAGAGCCACTGCGTGCGAATGACTAGATGCTGCTCAGCGGGATGCGTCGGGTGCATTAGGAGTGCTAGCTCTCCCTGACGCTTGGTGCGACCGTAGAGACTCTGTGGATTGGTCCTATCCTCCTCGTGATAGGGTGTACCCTGCTTTCCGTCGAAGACATAGTCTGTGCTAATCTGTATGATCGGCAGATGGCTCTCCGCTAGCTGTGCCGGCAGTAGCGCATTGAGTGCTAAGAGATCACGATAGTGTACCGGATCTTCGGCTAGGTCTACCTGTGTGAAGGCAGCACAGTTGACCACCATTGTCCAGTCGTAAGCGACAGCCTGCTCTTCCCAGAGCTTGATCGCTCGGGATACAGTCTCTGTGTCGGTGTAGTCGAGCTGCTCATGCGTGTAGCTAGCCAGTTCGTAGGGATTATCACGCTCTGCCAGCTCTCGTGTGATACTGCGCCCTAGCTGTCCCGAGGCACCGAGTAAGATGATGCGACCTCTGCTCATGACTGTGGCTTCTCTTGTGACTCCTCCTGGTGATGCTTGCGATGGTACTCCTGATCAAGTAGTGCAAAGAGTGCGCTAATCTGCTGATAAACACGCGTGTCGGTAGGGGAGTGCTCAGCTCCTGCCGTGCTGCTCCCTATGAGTCCCTGCATGGTGGCGTTGTAGAGGATCGTGCAGAGGATCTCTATCTCGCCCATCTCCTTAGCATGTGGATCCTTCGCTCTAAAGGCAACGATCGTCGGCAGGACTAGTATGTAGCACCCTTGGTAGACTATGTTGCGCTCATCTTGGCTCACCTTCTTGTGTATCGCTTCGCACTCAGCAAGTAGCTGCTTCGTGACGGGAGCATGCTGACCGCTGAGGATCTGTGCGACCGACTCCTCGCTGAGTAGCTCTTTCATCAGACCTTGTCGGAGAGGATCGGACTGCATCAGATGTTGCTGGAGTAGCCCCAGAGGTTGTTGCTGTCGCGTGAGGATACGTATACTCTCCTCGGCGATCCATAGATGTATGATCTGAGCCGTGTACTCAGGTACGTCAGGCAGTAGACCAGGAGTATTAGCTTGATTTGTCATAGTATTAGCGTGAAGCGTTGCGGTGAGCGATCAACTTGCGTACGGGATAGACAGCCGCTAGGTACCCAACGGCAAAGACCAGTAAGAGCACTACCAGTAGATCCGTCAGTCGTACAGCTACTGGGTAAGGCTGCGACTCCACAACGAGATCCATCGTAAGCCACCCAAAGCGCATCTGTAGCAAGCAGAGGACGATGCCGACAGCTATACCACCGACAGCACCGATGAGTGTCACCATCAGTCCCTCCAGCTGGAAGGTACGTCTGATCTCCCGTGGCGTCTCGCCGAGTGCGTGGAGGATCGCTATATCCTCCTGCTTCGATATGAGGAGCATCGAGATGCTAGCCATCACATTGTAGGCAGCTAGTAAGAGGATAAAGGCAAAGATGAGCGACGTGATCCACTTTTCGATAGCCACAAGGCGCATCAAGTGCGGCTGCTGCTCAGGTCGGTTGCGAACGAGGTACTCCTCACCCAGCTTCGTCGCTATAGCTTTCTGGATAGCCCCCTCATCTGCTCCCTCATCTAGCTGTAGAGCCAGACCGTGCGCTTGGTTTTCGTCAAGCATCAGTAGCGAACGTAGCTCAGAGAGCGGGATAAAGATCGAGTTGTCGTAGACCACATTGTCTGTAAAAAGCACCGACACGGGTACTCCCTGCGATCGCCGCAGCGAAGTCATCGGCATGATCGGATTGATGTAACCCTTGCGCTTAGGGAGCGTGATGACGAGCGGATCTGTGTCGTGCGCTATCGTGTTTAGGTTGAGCGCTATCGAGGCACCTAGATTGTATTGTCCAGGGTGTATCGCTATGTCGCCACTGTATAGGTAGCGCTCCATATTAGAGATGCGCAGATAGGTGCTGTCGACACCGTATAGATGCGCCGCGGAGAAGCTCTCGCCCTCCATACGACTCACCAGACCCTCGCCCCATACGAGCGGAGCTATCGATTTGATTCCCTTTATCGAACGGATTTCTTGGGTCACCACGCCTTGGTCTAGGGGCGCTTCGTCCCCCTTCGTGATCAGTAGCTGTGGATCTAGTCCGACCACCTTGTCAAGGATCATCTGCTCGTAACCATTATAGATGGATAGCACGCAGATCATCGTCATCGACACCACGGCGATGGCCAGCACGCTCACGCGGGTGACTATATTAATAGCACCGAGCTTCTTGTGAGCAAAGAGGTATCGCCAAGCGATAAAGAGAGGCAGACGCATCGTGTGGAGCTAGCGAAAAAGTATGCGAGCGTGGGGAAGTTATTCCTCTAGTAACTTGTCGATACGCTCCAGATAGTCTAGCGAGTCATCTATACGATACTCCAGCTCGGGGATGATGCGTAGCTGCTTGCCCGTGCGCTGTCCCAGCTCATAGCGGTAGCTACCAGCGTTGTCCTGTATGTACTTAAGTAATTCGTCAGCACGCTCCGAGGGGAAGATACTTAGGTAAATGTAAGCCTTGCTCAGGTCGGAGGTGACACGCACTAGGGTGACGCTCACCAGCACCCCACGCAGCTGTTGTGTCAGTGGGCGAAAGATCTCTCCCATCTCCTTTTGTATCAGTCGTGCTATCTTCTGTTGTCTTCTTGTATCCATAGTGTCATCAGTCGTTATGCACGACAAAGATAGCAATTAGTGAGGAGAGAGATTAGACTTTAGAGGTTAGAGATTAGAGGTTAGAGATTAGAGATTATTAGAGGGGAGCTAGTATTCCTAGTGGCACTAGTGCCTCTAGCTAAGAGCGAGCTGCGCTCTGCTTTCTAAGTTCATATACAAGTAAAATGCGAAGTTTTTTCTCGTTTCGGAAACTCAGTCGACTTCTCTTCGGGTGAACCGCTCGGCGGGGTGGAAGCTTCCACCGTAGGGGCGGACCTGAGTGTCCGCCCCTACACAAGCTACGTCAGCACGACAATTCCATTCATCAAACGCTGTAACCTCGATCTGTACGGACGCTCGGTGTCCATACCAGGGGGCTGCACGTTTCGCTTTGATACACCTTATATATAAAGAGAGGGGACACCCAGCAGTGGGTGCCCCCTCTTATCGTGTATCGTGCTAGCGTCGTATTATCGTGCGGCGTCGCTTATCTAGCTATGTAGATGCGCTCAGCGTGATCGCCTACGGTGACGATGTAGCCGCCGGCAGGGTATTCGCCTAGGGAGAGCGTACAGTTACCCTCGGCACTGCATAGCCCACTGTAGAGGAGACCTCCAGCGAGATCGTACAGTCTGACGATCTGATGTGCAGAGGCACCCGTGATCTGTAGCATAGTACCATCTACGATGAGGCGTAGAGCACCCGTGAGAGGCTGTGGCTCGATAGAGGTGTAGACGACACCCTTGCCCTCGTTGGCACCTCCGGCGTAGTCGTAGACCGTCCAGTTCTTAGGCGTTGTGATGTTGAAGAAGCGATCCTCAAAGCGGTTGCCCTCATTAGCATTCTGCGTATCGATCGCCATAAAGTTTGCCTTGTCTTCAGGATTGCGCTGAGGTAGTGCGTTGGCGATCTGCTCCATAGCGTTAGCTCCGATCTGGTTGTTGTAGATATGTAGCGTCGTGAGCTGTGACATACCCTTTAGATCTACAGAGGTGAGCTTATTGTCATAGAGGAAGAGAGCCGTCAGGTTAGGCATAGCCGTCCAGTGAATAGTCTGTAGCTTATTGTGAGCCAGGATGACCGACTCTAGGAGTGCCGACTGGGAGAGGTCTAGCTCGGTGAGCTCGTTCTCCTGTAGGTATAGCGTCGTCAAGTGAGGAGCACCCGTCACGTCGATCTGTGTGAGGTGACACTGAGCAGCTACGAGCGTAGCTATGTCGCCACGGATTGTGATCGTAGGCTGCTCGACGATCATATCCTTGCCCTCGATGCGTACACCCTCGATCGTGGAGGGGTTGTGGTCTACATTGAAAGCTACGAAGAAGATCTTCTCACCCACCGGTATCGTCGTCGTCATCGTGATGAGACCCTCAGTCACGGGCGTATCACCCTCCATAATGGTGCCAAAGTCACTCCACATAGCCGCCTTCTTGTACTTATTAGCAGAGCCAATAGGTACAACTAGTGTAGCAAGCTTGAGATTGATCTCTCCAAAAGGACTCTCACCCGTATAGTCTACGCTGACAGGCTCTGGCATCAGAGCGATCACCTTGCGTAGGTTAGTACAGTGGTAGAAAGCGTAGTCGCCTAGCTCCTTCAGTTTGGCAGGCAGGATCACCTCCATGAGCGACTCATTGCGCTGGAAGGCACGTGCAGCGATAGCCGTCACCTGCTCTGGGATAATGGCTACCGAGCTAAACGCCTCAGGATATGCCACCAGTGTCTTCAGATCAGCCGTGTAGAGCGTATTACCCTGTACAGCATAGTGTGCATTGCCCGTAGCTATCGAGTAGCTCTCGAGCGACTTACAGCGCATGAAGGCACCTGGTCCAAAGCTCTCTAGCGAAGCTGGCAGATGCACCTTCTTGAGCTTGCTCGACCCCTGGAAAGCACTCTCACCGATCTCCTTGAGACCCTCGGGGAGCGTCAGCGTCACAAGCCCTACGGCACCAGCGGCGGCGTCCTTCTCGATCTTCGTCACACTAGCCGGTACCGTATAGCTCTCGCCACGTAGTGCAGCGTAGCAGACGAGACGCGTACCATCGGCTGAGAGGAGGACATCGTCCACCACCTGGTAGTACTCATTGGGCGAAGCCATGACAAACTTCGATAGCCCCGTGCAGTAGCCGAAAGCATCGCTCGCTACCGACTCAATGCTCTGTGGGAAGGTAAAGCTTCGTAGCGCAAAGTCGTTCCAGAAGGCACGACTGCCGATAGATCTGAGGCGCTCATTGGTGACCACCTCCGCTAGATCCTCACAATTTTGGAAAGCACCCTCTTCGATCGTCTCTAGAGCCTCTGGAAGGACGATACGCTCCACCTCTTTATTGAGGAAGGTAAACGCCTTGATCGTCCGTACGCGGTTCAGCACTTTGTCTTGAGACATATCTATATCCTTCTCCGAGCCACTCCATGCGACTAGTGTACGACCCTCATCCTCGAGCTTGTAGGAGGAGGGGTTGATCTGACTATTATCCTCTAGAGGTAGGTAATTCTTGAAGGCATTCCACGTAGTAGTCTGAACTCTGTAGGTCTCGACAGACTCAGCAGGGACATAGAGCGTTGCCTTGTACTTCAGTGTTTGATAGAAGGTCATACTTCCCTGTATCGGAGTAGTCATATGATTGCGAAACTCTAGGAGCGAACTCATATAGCTAAAGCAACCCTCCCCGAGCTTCGTAATGGTAGACGGCATAGAGACACGCTCAATGCGGGCACAGTGGCTGATGGCATCCTGGCCGATCACCTCGATACCCTCCTCAAAAGTCACCTCCGTGAGGTAGTCGCACTGGTAGAATGCCGAGTCAGCCACCACACGGATCGTACCAGGTATCGAGATAGAACCCGCTAGAGCCTTGCTCGTGTAGAATGCCCTGCGACCCATCTCCGTCACCTTCCGACCCAACTGGATAGACTGTAGCGTCACCGTGTAGGCAAAAGCGTAGTCCCCGATGCGGGTCACGCTCTCAGGTAGCGTAAAGCTCTCTCTCTCAGCTGCTGCGGGGTAGGCGATCAGTGTCGTGCCAGTAGCATTGTAGAGGACACCGTCCACCACCTTGTAGTAGCTATTGGCACCCGCCAGTTGATAGTTCTTGATCCCCTGACAATTGACCACAAAAGACTCACCGATAGACTTTACAGAGGCTGGCAAGCGCAGGGTCTGTAGCTGAGGACAGCGGTAGAAAGCCTCCGAAGCAATCTCCTCGAGACCCTCCGCAAAGACGATTTCCGTCAGACCGCCACACTCGTAGATAGCGTTGAAGCCGATCTTACGTAGCGATGCGGGGAAGACAATACGCTGTATGTCTCCCTTGTAAGCAAAAGCGTTAGGGGCGATCTCAGTCACCTGACGCAGCTTCGCATCAGAAGTGAAGTCGATCACCTGCTCGTTACCTCGCCACTTGATGAGGCGGGTACCATCTAGCTGGTACGATTCGGCTGGGTAGTCAGCCCGTGCACTCATAGCGCATAGTAGCGTCAGTAGAGTGACTAGTAGTAGTTTTGGTTTCATAGGGGGGAATATTTGTTTTTGTAGTGTATGCGAATTACTTGTCCTGTATGGAGTTATCTCACCAAAAGTACTGAAACTAATTTGGCTGGGCAAAGAAAATCATGTCCGCTAACGTATGCAAGGAGACTATTCCATAAGTTAACAAATTCTTTTACAGGAGAAGTTTCTGGACACATTTCCTATTGACGGGACGATCTCCACGTGAGAAATCGAAAATCTCCACGTGGAGAAAAAAAATTCTCCACGTAGGCGAGAAATAAAACTTCGGAGGAATCAAATGAAACTTCGGAGGAATCGTTTCGTCCCCACGTGGAGAATAAAAAATATCCACGTGGAGATTTTCGATTTCCCACGTGGAGATGATTATGACACATGTAGGGACGCCACGGCTCGGACGCAGATCGCTACTCGTGAGACTTGCGAAGTGGAGGTGGAGGTGGGGCATCACCTATTTTTGTACCTTTGTGCTACACACTACAGTAAAAAAAAGAGGCGGCCTCCTCTATGCGAGACCGCCAGCTTGTTATTTTCACTATGACTGATCAGGAGATTATAGTACACGACAAGACCTTTGTACCATACATCAAGGGAGAGCAGCTACGTGCTGCCACACGGCGACTAGCGGAGCAGATACGCCAAGACACGGAGGGACATGATCCGCTCTTCGTCTGTATTATGAACGGCTCCTTCATGTTTGCCGCAGAATTGCTGCAGGCGATCAATACCTCTGCGGAGGTAGCCTTCGCACGCTACTCTAGCTACTCTGGCATGGGGAGTACTTACCAGCTTAAGGAGGTGATGCCCGTGACAGCGCCTCTAGCGGGTCGTCTGGTCATCATCATAGAGGATCTCATCGACACGGGCTTTACGATGATGAAGCTCAAGGAGAAGTTTCTTGCTGATGGCGCT is part of the Porphyromonas asaccharolytica DSM 20707 genome and harbors:
- a CDS encoding porin, with the protein product MISTMQKRLFALTLLLLGATSIHSQEQVRFTFSGYVQAIAQYGSEADYIKVGNVTPPYDHSTTRMGIRRGRLATQATYGDLGAKIEINATDKNLSIFNAYAEYKPHWAEGAFVKGGLATIDFGYELPYSSSKRAAFERSLYMADLFPGDTDMGLMVGYKGALDPSKQWQLESTLSILSGNGGKGMMKNIPDLALRLALTEQGSNHNISFGLSGYGGYLPATDGYYAFDKETATRKNDRMLRAYGGAFLTSTIKHQGGQLMLTAEGIMGLQPGWQNANLAVGPKAPATFENNILVQRQFIAGMAQIVERITPANLELFGRYAYYDRNRHFDPKAQQDLKLNSLTALTEGRSHQLSTGVNYFIQQDHLRLSLHYDCFLRQQIEQQAFVAAKPLHMVTLGAQYKF
- a CDS encoding MATE family efflux transporter: MRAKIEDPQLSRQINHQILRLTIPNIISNITVPLLSLIDVGLAGHMAHPEAIGSVTVAATITNTIYWLFGFIRLGTTGLVAQAYGRQDSSDINRQLARGITMALLCTIVVLIISPFATLLSGVVTGGAAERLGAEAEQYIQIIFSAAPAVMMIYALNGWFIGMQNTRIPMIASMSALVVNFLVSYTLVVYYQMGVEGLAIGTCVAQYSQALLLLATLLIRYRHLVRHMTLHHFTDTKGYGRYLILGRDLMLRSLLLSSITLFFTYAGVREGAIAVGANALLMQFFSIFSYFMDGFAYAGESLSGRYFGAGRIDLLNAVIGRLFAIGIVLSLLAALLFALYPDGLLRFLSSHDEIIAYARQYHLWAALIPLVGFGAFLWDGIYAGTTRSAGLKWSMIGSSIVFFALYYLLYNSLGMTALWVAFDSYLLVRTAILTMIWYRRPLRVSTSCS
- the rfbD gene encoding dTDP-4-dehydrorhamnose reductase, encoding MSRGRIILLGASGQLGRSITRELAERDNPYELASYTHEQLDYTDTETVSRAIKLWEEQAVAYDWTMVVNCAAFTQVDLAEDPVHYRDLLALNALLPAQLAESHLPIIQISTDYVFDGKQGTPYHEEDRTNPQSLYGRTKRQGELALLMHPTHPAEQHLVIRTQWLWAPWGHNFVRTMLRLAREGKSLRVVNDQIGSPTSAPSLARAICKIIACYDTERTFRTPLLHYADRGICSWYDFAYEAIATHLPEYDLSQLTPIPTAEYPTAAERPAYSVLATDRITACYGITPPQWQDELQIAID
- a CDS encoding DUF4924 family protein; its protein translation is MTNQANTPGLLPDVPEYTAQIIHLWIAEESIRILTRQQQPLGLLQQHLMQSDPLRQGLMKELLSEESVAQILSGQHAPVTKQLLAECEAIHKKVSQDERNIVYQGCYILVLPTIVAFRAKDPHAKEMGEIEILCTILYNATMQGLIGSSTAGAEHSPTDTRVYQQISALFALLDQEYHRKHHQEESQEKPQS
- a CDS encoding FtsX-like permease family protein codes for the protein MRLPLFIAWRYLFAHKKLGAINIVTRVSVLAIAVVSMTMICVLSIYNGYEQMILDKVVGLDPQLLITKGDEAPLDQGVVTQEIRSIKGIKSIAPLVWGEGLVSRMEGESFSAAHLYGVDSTYLRISNMERYLYSGDIAIHPGQYNLGASIALNLNTIAHDTDPLVITLPKRKGYINPIMPMTSLRRSQGVPVSVLFTDNVVYDNSIFIPLSELRSLLMLDENQAHGLALQLDEGADEGAIQKAIATKLGEEYLVRNRPEQQPHLMRLVAIEKWITSLIFAFILLLAAYNVMASISMLLISKQEDIAILHALGETPREIRRTFQLEGLMVTLIGAVGGIAVGIVLCLLQMRFGWLTMDLVVESQPYPVAVRLTDLLVVLLLVFAVGYLAAVYPVRKLIAHRNASR
- the rbfA gene encoding 30S ribosome-binding factor RbfA, giving the protein MDTRRQQKIARLIQKEMGEIFRPLTQQLRGVLVSVTLVRVTSDLSKAYIYLSIFPSERADELLKYIQDNAGSYRYELGQRTGKQLRIIPELEYRIDDSLDYLERIDKLLEE
- a CDS encoding leucine-rich repeat protein → MKPKLLLVTLLTLLCAMSARADYPAESYQLDGTRLIKWRGNEQVIDFTSDAKLRQVTEIAPNAFAYKGDIQRIVFPASLRKIGFNAIYECGGLTEIVFAEGLEEIASEAFYRCPQLQTLRLPASVKSIGESFVVNCQGIKNYQLAGANSYYKVVDGVLYNATGTTLIAYPAAAERESFTLPESVTRIGDYAFAYTVTLQSIQLGRKVTEMGRRAFYTSKALAGSISIPGTIRVVADSAFYQCDYLTEVTFEEGIEVIGQDAISHCARIERVSMPSTITKLGEGCFSYMSSLLEFRNHMTTPIQGSMTFYQTLKYKATLYVPAESVETYRVQTTTWNAFKNYLPLEDNSQINPSSYKLEDEGRTLVAWSGSEKDIDMSQDKVLNRVRTIKAFTFLNKEVERIVLPEALETIEEGAFQNCEDLAEVVTNERLRSIGSRAFWNDFALRSFTFPQSIESVASDAFGYCTGLSKFVMASPNEYYQVVDDVLLSADGTRLVCYAALRGESYTVPASVTKIEKDAAAGAVGLVTLTLPEGLKEIGESAFQGSSKLKKVHLPASLESFGPGAFMRCKSLESYSIATGNAHYAVQGNTLYTADLKTLVAYPEAFSSVAIIPEQVTAIAARAFQRNESLMEVILPAKLKELGDYAFYHCTNLRKVIALMPEPVSVDYTGESPFGEINLKLATLVVPIGSANKYKKAAMWSDFGTIMEGDTPVTEGLITMTTTIPVGEKIFFVAFNVDHNPSTIEGVRIEGKDMIVEQPTITIRGDIATLVAAQCHLTQIDVTGAPHLTTLYLQENELTELDLSQSALLESVILAHNKLQTIHWTAMPNLTALFLYDNKLTSVDLKGMSQLTTLHIYNNQIGANAMEQIANALPQRNPEDKANFMAIDTQNANEGNRFEDRFFNITTPKNWTVYDYAGGANEGKGVVYTSIEPQPLTGALRLIVDGTMLQITGASAHQIVRLYDLAGGLLYSGLCSAEGNCTLSLGEYPAGGYIVTVGDHAERIYIAR
- a CDS encoding phosphoribosyltransferase — protein: MTDQEIIVHDKTFVPYIKGEQLRAATRRLAEQIRQDTEGHDPLFVCIMNGSFMFAAELLQAINTSAEVAFARYSSYSGMGSTYQLKEVMPVTAPLAGRLVIIIEDLIDTGFTMMKLKEKFLADGAAEVRIATMLLKPEALQCPIHADYVGMEIHNSFIVGHGLDYNERGRMLDDIYILKE